In the Alteromonas sp. M12 genome, one interval contains:
- the hisS gene encoding histidine--tRNA ligase, with protein sequence MTKQIQAVRGMNDCLPADSGVWQWVEDKIRSVVGSYGYQELRTPIVESTDLFKRSIGEVTDIVEKEMYTFEDRNGDSLTLRPENTASCVRAGNQHGLIYNQQQRIWYMGPMFRHERPQKGRYRQFHQFGVETFGLNGPDIDVEVIMLSARLWKVFGISEHVTLEINSLGSNQARANYRDALVEYLSARKSQLDEDSLRRLESNPLRVLDSKNPDVQAAIKDAPTLLDYLDDESKTHFESLCSKLTDMGIQYRINPRLVRGLDYYNRTVFEWVTESLGSQGTVCAGGRYDGLVEQLGGKPSTAVGFAMGIERLVLMLQTLGLTSDVPDPVDIYVTALGDSTELYAMKLSEQLRDSSPQLRVQLHCGGGNLKKQMKRADKSGAPIVIVIGENEMNENKVVVKYLREDIPQVTISSDELGTVLAQYFKI encoded by the coding sequence GTGACAAAACAAATTCAAGCAGTTCGCGGGATGAATGATTGCTTACCCGCTGATTCAGGTGTTTGGCAATGGGTAGAGGATAAGATCCGCAGTGTGGTTGGCTCTTATGGCTACCAAGAATTGCGCACCCCTATTGTAGAGAGTACTGACTTATTTAAACGCTCTATCGGTGAAGTGACTGATATCGTTGAAAAAGAGATGTACACCTTTGAAGATCGCAATGGTGATAGCTTAACCCTTCGACCTGAAAATACTGCAAGTTGTGTTCGTGCAGGCAATCAACACGGTCTTATTTATAATCAACAGCAACGTATTTGGTACATGGGTCCCATGTTTCGCCATGAACGTCCACAAAAAGGACGTTATCGGCAATTTCATCAATTTGGTGTAGAGACCTTCGGTCTAAATGGACCCGATATCGATGTTGAAGTGATTATGCTCAGCGCGCGTTTATGGAAAGTGTTCGGCATCAGTGAGCATGTAACCCTGGAAATAAATTCGTTAGGTTCGAACCAAGCACGAGCGAACTATCGCGATGCCTTGGTCGAATATTTAAGCGCACGAAAATCACAACTGGATGAAGATAGTTTACGCCGGTTGGAATCCAATCCACTGCGAGTTTTGGACAGTAAAAATCCAGATGTGCAGGCAGCTATTAAAGATGCGCCAACCTTGTTAGATTATTTGGATGATGAATCCAAAACTCATTTTGAATCTTTGTGTTCGAAATTAACTGATATGGGCATTCAATACCGGATTAATCCACGCTTGGTTCGTGGTTTAGATTATTATAATCGTACGGTTTTTGAGTGGGTAACTGAAAGTCTTGGCTCGCAAGGCACAGTGTGTGCTGGCGGCCGATACGATGGTTTGGTAGAACAATTGGGTGGTAAACCTAGCACAGCTGTAGGCTTTGCAATGGGGATTGAACGACTCGTTCTGATGTTACAAACTTTAGGATTAACTTCAGATGTACCTGACCCCGTTGATATTTATGTGACTGCCCTTGGAGATTCTACGGAACTTTACGCCATGAAATTGTCTGAGCAATTGAGAGATTCTTCTCCACAGCTTCGAGTTCAGTTACATTGTGGCGGCGGAAACTTAAAAAAGCAGATGAAACGCGCAGATAAAAGCGGTGCACCAATCGTTATTGTGATTGGTGAAAACGAAATGAATGAAAATAAAGTTGTGGTTAAATACCTCCGTGAAGACATTCCGCAGGTAACCATTTCCAGTGATGAACTGGGCACAGTTTTAGCTCAATATTTTAAAATATAA
- a CDS encoding tetratricopeptide repeat protein, with protein sequence MEEFATEEQQVEAIKRFWRENGLAIAVGVILGVGGLYGWRYYNDTQIAEKEAASRSYEQLSATLTSENTQKAEAFVAGNKGGYSILTALQLAKLSVEEGDLEKAASHLKYVANNADDEAIKSVANLRLARVQNSLSQFDQAMASLDLVTQPAFVAQVDEIKGDIYVNQSKFDAAKEAYSASLDANANNQLVKMKLDNLAVVING encoded by the coding sequence ATGGAAGAATTTGCAACAGAAGAACAACAAGTAGAAGCGATTAAACGTTTTTGGCGTGAGAATGGCTTGGCAATTGCAGTTGGCGTTATTTTAGGTGTAGGTGGTTTGTACGGTTGGAGATATTACAACGATACGCAAATTGCTGAAAAAGAAGCTGCTTCGCGTTCGTATGAGCAGTTAAGTGCCACTTTGACATCTGAAAACACGCAAAAAGCGGAAGCATTTGTTGCAGGTAACAAAGGCGGCTACTCTATACTAACAGCATTACAATTGGCTAAATTGTCAGTTGAAGAGGGCGATTTAGAAAAAGCCGCGAGTCATCTGAAATATGTGGCAAATAACGCCGATGATGAAGCAATTAAAAGCGTCGCTAATTTGCGTTTGGCAAGAGTACAAAATTCGCTAAGTCAATTTGACCAAGCCATGGCTAGTTTAGATTTAGTTACTCAACCTGCATTCGTTGCGCAAGTAGATGAGATTAAGGGTGATATTTACGTTAATCAATCTAAATTTGACGCTGCTAAAGAAGCATATAGTGCATCGTTAGACGCTAACGCTAATAATCAGCTAGTGAAAATGAAGTTGGACAACTTAGCGGTTGTTATCAATGGGTAA
- the bamB gene encoding outer membrane protein assembly factor BamB, which produces MGLSWIKVVTFISVMTLAGCSTISGWFMDDEEIEIRTLKPIESKFTATQLWSHDLTGGIDKFYSRLRPAVAYDKVFAASRQGIVAAYELESGKQVWKRDFAEYPNENWYSFITNLWSDGITAKISGGLTVIYETVYLGSENGEVFALDANTGETKWVTKVRGEIIASPAVDENVVLVNTGSGTLFALDANTGEQLWMFESDVPALSLRGISAPVAVNGGALVGTATGKLVVNILGSGQTAWEQTISAPSGATELERIVDIDSQPLVVGPNVYVISFDGTLAAVELRSGRIIWKREYNSYRRLGIDGNSLFVTDKNSNIYSIDRRNGVELWSQGGLKKRNLTSPESIGNYLVVGDKYGFLHWLDKTDGTIVSRMDVGGDDEDEGIYVAPVAFGDKIYTQTRDGELIAIAVPVI; this is translated from the coding sequence ATGGGTTTAAGTTGGATTAAGGTGGTTACATTTATAAGTGTAATGACACTAGCAGGTTGTTCAACTATTTCTGGCTGGTTTATGGACGACGAAGAAATTGAAATCCGCACCCTAAAACCAATAGAGTCGAAGTTTACTGCTACTCAGTTATGGTCACACGATTTAACCGGTGGAATTGATAAATTCTATTCAAGATTACGTCCAGCTGTTGCTTACGACAAAGTGTTTGCGGCCAGTCGTCAAGGTATAGTCGCAGCTTATGAACTCGAATCAGGTAAGCAAGTCTGGAAACGTGATTTCGCCGAATATCCTAATGAAAATTGGTACAGTTTTATTACTAATTTGTGGTCTGATGGTATTACAGCGAAAATTTCTGGCGGCTTAACCGTTATATATGAAACTGTATATTTGGGTTCTGAGAATGGCGAAGTGTTCGCTTTAGATGCCAATACCGGCGAAACCAAATGGGTTACTAAAGTACGCGGGGAAATTATTGCTTCTCCGGCAGTGGATGAAAATGTCGTATTGGTAAATACAGGTTCAGGCACCTTGTTTGCATTGGATGCGAACACCGGCGAACAATTATGGATGTTCGAGTCTGACGTTCCCGCACTTAGTTTACGGGGAATCTCTGCTCCTGTAGCCGTTAACGGTGGTGCGCTAGTGGGTACCGCTACAGGCAAATTAGTCGTCAATATTCTAGGCAGCGGCCAAACTGCTTGGGAACAAACCATTTCTGCGCCCTCTGGTGCAACTGAACTGGAACGTATAGTTGATATTGATAGTCAACCTCTAGTAGTCGGCCCTAATGTCTACGTCATTTCATTTGATGGGACCTTAGCTGCTGTTGAATTACGCAGTGGTCGAATTATTTGGAAGCGTGAATATAACTCTTACAGACGTTTGGGGATTGATGGCAATAGCTTGTTTGTAACTGATAAGAATAGCAACATATATAGCATTGACCGTCGTAACGGCGTTGAGTTGTGGAGTCAAGGTGGACTTAAAAAACGTAACTTAACCTCTCCTGAGTCTATTGGTAATTATTTGGTCGTGGGTGATAAGTATGGATTCTTGCATTGGTTAGATAAAACCGATGGAACAATTGTGTCACGTATGGATGTAGGTGGCGACGATGAAGATGAAGGGATTTATGTAGCGCCAGTTGCGTTTGGCGATAAGATATACACTCAGACTAGAGATGGTGAATTAATCGCTATAGCTGTACCTGTAATCTAA
- the der gene encoding ribosome biogenesis GTPase Der produces the protein MLPVIALVGRPNVGKSTLFNRLTNSRDALVADYPGLTRDRKYGQAKYEGLQFIVVDTGGISGDEQGIDAEMAEQSLLAIDEAHVVLFLVDARAGLTPADIGIANHLRKQEKTVYVVANKVDGIDGDSETAEFYSLGLGEISQVAAAHGRGVTQLLEKSLKPIEKLYPDMHIPEVVRNDDGENAEAELLRLQSLPIKLAIVGKPNVGKSTLTNRILGEERVVVFDMPGTTRDSIFIPMERDGREYVLIDTAGVRKRKKVSDAVEKFSIIKTLQAIEEANVVLLCIDAREGIADQDLSLLGFVLNAGRSLVIAVNKWDGLSKDIKEDIKRELDRRLGFVDFARIHFISALHGTGVGHLFESVQEAYASATKRINTSMLTRIMEMAQEDHQPPMVRGRRVKMKYAHAGGYNPPVIIIHGNQVEDLPSAYKRYMMNYYRKSLQTMGTPIRVEFKEGANPFEGKTNKLTLSQQRKRKRLMTHHKKP, from the coding sequence ATGTTACCTGTCATCGCTCTCGTGGGTCGTCCTAATGTAGGAAAATCTACTCTTTTTAATCGGCTTACAAATAGTCGAGATGCATTGGTTGCCGATTATCCCGGGTTAACTCGTGACCGTAAATATGGTCAAGCCAAATATGAAGGCTTACAGTTTATTGTGGTAGATACCGGCGGTATCAGCGGGGACGAACAGGGAATCGATGCAGAGATGGCAGAACAATCGTTGTTAGCCATTGATGAAGCGCATGTGGTGCTATTTTTAGTGGATGCTAGAGCGGGTTTAACCCCTGCTGATATCGGTATAGCTAATCATTTGCGCAAACAAGAAAAAACCGTTTATGTGGTTGCTAATAAAGTGGATGGTATCGACGGTGACAGTGAAACCGCAGAGTTTTACTCGCTAGGCTTAGGCGAAATTTCACAGGTTGCTGCTGCTCACGGTCGTGGGGTGACACAACTGTTAGAAAAGTCATTAAAGCCAATTGAAAAGCTTTATCCAGATATGCACATACCCGAAGTTGTGCGTAACGATGACGGTGAAAATGCTGAAGCAGAGTTGCTACGTTTACAGAGCTTGCCGATTAAGTTGGCGATTGTGGGCAAACCCAATGTTGGGAAGTCGACCTTAACCAACCGTATTTTAGGTGAAGAACGCGTTGTTGTGTTCGATATGCCAGGCACTACCCGAGACAGTATCTTTATTCCAATGGAACGAGACGGACGTGAATACGTATTGATTGATACGGCCGGTGTTCGTAAACGTAAAAAAGTATCTGATGCCGTAGAAAAATTCTCCATCATTAAAACCTTACAAGCCATTGAAGAAGCGAATGTTGTTTTGTTATGCATTGACGCTAGAGAAGGTATAGCGGATCAAGATTTGAGTTTACTCGGTTTTGTTCTTAATGCCGGACGCTCTTTGGTCATAGCTGTTAATAAATGGGACGGTTTATCAAAAGATATCAAAGAAGATATTAAACGAGAGCTAGACCGTCGCTTAGGTTTTGTTGATTTCGCTAGAATTCACTTTATCTCGGCATTGCATGGAACCGGAGTAGGGCATTTGTTTGAATCTGTGCAAGAAGCGTATGCTTCTGCTACTAAACGAATCAACACCTCCATGCTCACTCGAATCATGGAAATGGCTCAAGAAGACCATCAACCGCCGATGGTACGTGGTCGAAGAGTTAAAATGAAATATGCTCATGCTGGAGGATATAATCCGCCGGTCATCATTATTCATGGAAACCAAGTAGAAGACTTACCTTCAGCTTATAAGCGTTATATGATGAACTACTATCGTAAGTCATTACAAACTATGGGAACGCCAATACGAGTCGAGTTTAAAGAAGGGGCTAACCCATTCGAAGGCAAGACCAACAAGCTTACGTTATCACAACAGCGTAAACGCAAGCGTTTAATGACCCATCATAAAAAGCCCTAA
- the ispG gene encoding flavodoxin-dependent (E)-4-hydroxy-3-methylbut-2-enyl-diphosphate synthase has product MFSESPIKRRKSTRINVGNVPIGDGAPIAVQSMTNTHTTDVDATVAQINRIVAVGGEIVRVSVPTMDAAEAFKLIRQQVKVPLIADIHFDYRIALKVAEYGVDCLRINPGNIGSMDRVRSVVDCAKDNNIPIRIGVNGGSLEKELQEKYGEPTPEALVESAMRHVDILDKLNFDQFKVSVKASDVFLAVGAYRELAKKIDQPLHLGITEAGGFRSGAVKSSVGLGMLLAEGIGDTIRISLAADPIEEIKVGFDILKSLRIRSRGINFIACPSCSRQEFDVIATVNALEQRVEDILTPMDVSIIGCVVNGPGEAEVSDLGLTGARNMSGFYLDGKRQKERLSNDDLVDQLEKRIRAKASQLDVKRKIDVKQVG; this is encoded by the coding sequence ATGTTTTCTGAATCTCCTATTAAACGTCGTAAATCAACCCGTATTAATGTTGGAAATGTTCCTATTGGTGATGGCGCTCCCATTGCTGTGCAATCAATGACAAATACTCACACTACTGATGTTGATGCCACTGTGGCACAAATTAATCGTATCGTTGCTGTGGGGGGTGAAATTGTGAGGGTATCTGTCCCAACAATGGATGCTGCTGAGGCATTTAAACTCATTCGTCAGCAAGTGAAAGTGCCACTTATTGCCGACATCCATTTTGACTACCGAATTGCTTTGAAAGTAGCTGAATATGGCGTTGATTGTTTACGAATCAATCCCGGGAATATCGGTAGTATGGATCGTGTACGTTCTGTTGTTGATTGCGCTAAAGATAACAATATTCCAATTCGAATTGGTGTGAACGGTGGTTCTTTGGAAAAAGAACTACAAGAAAAATACGGCGAACCTACGCCTGAAGCTTTGGTCGAATCAGCCATGCGTCATGTGGATATTTTAGACAAGTTGAATTTTGACCAATTTAAAGTCAGTGTTAAAGCATCTGATGTATTTTTGGCGGTTGGTGCTTATCGTGAACTAGCTAAAAAAATTGACCAACCTTTGCATTTGGGTATCACTGAAGCTGGCGGTTTCCGCTCAGGTGCGGTGAAGAGTTCTGTTGGTTTGGGAATGTTATTAGCAGAAGGTATTGGTGACACAATTCGGATTTCACTGGCAGCTGATCCCATTGAAGAAATAAAAGTTGGTTTCGATATATTGAAGTCGCTACGGATACGTTCTAGAGGGATAAACTTTATTGCTTGTCCAAGCTGCTCTCGTCAAGAATTCGATGTGATTGCTACGGTAAATGCGCTAGAACAACGGGTTGAAGATATTTTAACGCCTATGGACGTCTCTATTATTGGCTGCGTGGTGAATGGGCCAGGTGAAGCGGAAGTTTCAGACCTAGGACTTACCGGTGCTCGCAATATGAGTGGTTTTTATTTAGATGGGAAGCGTCAAAAAGAGCGCTTGTCGAACGATGATTTGGTTGATCAACTCGAAAAACGCATTAGAGCCAAAGCATCACAACTGGACGTGAAGCGAAAGATTGATGTAAAGCAGGTGGGATAA